One Mya arenaria isolate MELC-2E11 chromosome 7, ASM2691426v1 genomic window carries:
- the LOC128241027 gene encoding uncharacterized protein LOC128241027, with translation MGGGMSPADCPPGMMAEMTNMGKGSNMMMPDVANGGNMMASGGDMMMAKMANGGNMMTNGGNMIMEMVNAGERMMAEMTNGGNMMANAGGMMANGGNMMANGGNMKMAEMANGGNMMANAGNMMMAEMTNGGNMMANGGNMMANAGSMMAKGGNMMTTGGNMMANGGNMMGNGGSMMGNGGSMKMAEMANGGNMMANAGNMMPNAGNMIANGGSMMPNAGNMMPNAGNIMPNAGNMMANAGSMAMMANGGKRMMPMEMGNGGNNNMMMPMDMNNGGGNNMMMMPMEMGKGGNNMMMPMGMGNSGNNMMMPMDMGKGGNNMMMPMDMGKGGNNMMMPMDMGKGGNNMMMPMERGNGGNNMMMPMEMGNGGNNMIMPMDMGNGGNNMMMMPMEMGKGGNNMMMPDANGGNMMTSGNMMMMPDMANGINGGGNMIANGGSMMGPDCPPGQQMTQGNKGKMN, from the coding sequence ATGGGCGGTGGAATGTCGCCAGCTGATTGTCCGCCTGGTATGATGGCTGAGATGACCAACATGGGCAAAGGCAGTAATATGATGATGCCTGATGTTGCCAATGGCGGAAACATGATGGCAAGTGGTGGCGACATGATGATGGCAAAGATGGCCAACGGTGGTAATATGATGACCAACGGTGGTAATATGATTATGGAAATGGTCAACGCTGGTGAAAGGATGATGGCAGAGATGACCAACGGTGGTAATATGATGGCCAACGCTGGCGGTATGATGGCCAACGGTGGTAACATGATGGCCAACGGTGGTAACATGAAAATGGCAGAGATGGCAAACGGTGGTAACATGATGGCCAACGCTGGTAACATGATGATGGCAGAGATGACCAACGGTGGTAATATGATGGCAAACGGTGGTAACATGATGGCCAACGCTGGTAGCATGATGGCCAAAGGCGGTAACATGATGACCACCGGTGGTAACATGATGGCCAACGGTGGTAATATGATGGGCAACGGTGGTAGCATGATGGGCAACGGTGGTAGCATGAAAATGGCAGAGATGGCCAACGGTGGTAATATGATGGCCAACGCTGGTAATATGATGCCCAACGCTGGTAATATGATAGCTAACGGTGGAAGTATGATGCCCAACGCTGGTAACATGATGCCCAACGCTGGTAATATTATGCCCAACGCTGGTAATATGATGGCCAACGCTGGTAGTATGGCTATGATGGCAAACGGTGGTAAAAGGATGATGCCAATGGAAATGGGCAATGGTGGAAACAACAACATGATGATGCCAATGGACATGAACAATGGTGGTGGTaacaacatgatgatgatgcctATGGAAATGGGCAAAGGCGGTAACAACATGATGATGCCAATGGGAATGGGCAATAGCGGTAACAACATGATGATGCCAATGGACATGGGCAAAGGCGGTAACAACATGATGATGCCAATGGACATGGGCAAAGGCGGTAACAACATGATGATGCCAATGGACATGGGCAAAGGCGGTAACAACATGATGATGCCAATGGAAAGGGGCAATGGTGGTAACAACATGATGATGCCAATGGAAATGGGCAATGGTGGTAACAACATGATTATGCCAATGGACATGGGCAATGGCGGTaacaacatgatgatgatgcctATGGAAATGGGCAAAGGCGGTAACAACATGATGATGCCAGATGCAAACGGAGGCAACATGATGACCAGTGGtaacatgatgatgatgcccGATATGGCCAACGGCATCAACGGCGGAGGAAACATGATAGCAAATGGCGGTAGTATGATGGGACCAGATTGTCCACCAGGCCAGCAGATGACTCAAGGAAACAAAGggaaaatgaattaa